From Streptomyces sp. NBC_01754, a single genomic window includes:
- a CDS encoding GNAT family N-acetyltransferase has protein sequence MIALSHPLTDDVHLRPAILDDAESFAEALTRSRAHMKRWEPVRPEVFYTPEGQARRLTGLLADRDAGRAMPWVLADADERVVGAMTLASIELGPFRNARLGYWVDVDRAGRGLATAAVGRVCEDARDRLGLHRVEAGTVVDNTASQRVLAKSGFEVIGTAPRYLHIDGAWRDHRMFQRILHDGPPRR, from the coding sequence ATGATCGCTCTGAGCCATCCTCTGACCGACGATGTCCACCTGCGGCCCGCGATCCTCGACGATGCCGAGTCCTTCGCCGAGGCCCTCACCCGCAGCCGGGCCCATATGAAGCGCTGGGAGCCGGTACGCCCCGAGGTGTTCTACACCCCCGAGGGCCAGGCCCGGCGCCTGACCGGCCTGCTCGCCGACCGGGACGCGGGGCGTGCGATGCCCTGGGTGCTGGCCGACGCCGACGAACGGGTGGTGGGCGCGATGACGCTCGCCTCGATCGAGCTGGGGCCCTTCCGCAACGCCCGTCTCGGCTACTGGGTCGACGTCGACCGGGCGGGCCGGGGCCTCGCGACGGCCGCCGTCGGCCGGGTCTGCGAGGACGCCCGGGACCGGCTCGGGCTGCACCGTGTGGAGGCCGGCACGGTGGTGGACAACACGGCCTCGCAGCGGGTGCTGGCGAAGTCCGGGTTCGAGGTCATCGGGACGGCGCCGCGCTACCTCCACATCGACGGGGCGTGGCGGGACCACCGGATGTTCCAGCGGATCCTGCACGACGGCCCTCCTCGGCGCTGA
- a CDS encoding glycosyltransferase — MRYLLPSLLLVALLAMLMLRGYVHSEILADHRVQPPASTSQVPDEVLDGGPVIDARTAGEPATTLRIPDHKIVLTFDDGPDPVWTPKVLDQLKKYDAHGVFFVTGTMASRYPALVKRMVDEGHEVGLHTFNHPDLSYQSTSRIDWELSQNQLVLAGAAGIRTSLFRPPYSSFSDAMDNKSWPVTQYIGSRGYLTVVNNTDSEDWKRPGVRAIIDRATPRHGKGAVILMHDSGGDRSQTVRALDRFLPDMQERGYEFTNLTSALGASSAHTPVTGFALWKGKAFVYAVDISEHVTSVLVVGLSVIGFLVITRFGLMLLLSFLHARRVRHKDFRWGEPFTRPVSVLVPAYNERKCIESTVRSLVASDYPIEVIVIDDGSKDGTGDVVEAMGIPNVRVVRQRNAGKPAALNNGIAHARYDIVVMMDGDTVFEPTTVRELVQPFGDPRVGAVAGNAKVGNRDSLIGAWQHIEYVMGFNLDRRMYDVLGCMPTIPGAVGAFRRDALDRIGGMSEDTLAEDTDVTMALHRDGWRVVYAENARAWTEAPESVQQLWSQRYRWSYGTMQAIWKHRRAVVERGPSGRFGRVGLPFVSLFMVVAPLLAPLIDVFLLYGLVFGPTGKTVTAWFGVLLIQAVCAAYAFRLDRERMTHLISLPLQQILYRQLMYVVLLQSWITALTGGRLRWQKLRRTGVVEAPGGPVPRPRKEAPQTDRRPVA; from the coding sequence ATGCGCTACCTGCTTCCGTCGCTTCTCCTCGTGGCCCTGCTCGCCATGCTGATGCTGCGTGGCTACGTACACAGCGAGATCCTCGCGGACCACCGTGTCCAGCCGCCGGCCTCCACCAGCCAGGTACCCGACGAGGTGCTCGACGGTGGCCCCGTGATCGACGCGCGGACGGCCGGTGAACCCGCCACGACGCTCCGCATACCCGACCACAAGATAGTCCTGACCTTCGACGACGGCCCGGACCCCGTCTGGACCCCGAAGGTCCTGGACCAGCTGAAGAAGTACGACGCCCACGGAGTCTTCTTCGTCACCGGCACGATGGCCTCGCGCTATCCGGCGCTCGTCAAGCGCATGGTCGACGAGGGCCACGAAGTCGGACTGCACACCTTCAACCACCCCGACCTCTCCTACCAGTCCACGAGCCGCATCGACTGGGAGCTCTCCCAGAACCAGCTGGTACTGGCGGGCGCGGCCGGTATCCGTACCTCCCTGTTCCGCCCGCCGTACTCCTCGTTCTCCGACGCCATGGACAACAAGTCCTGGCCGGTCACGCAGTACATAGGCAGCCGCGGCTACCTCACCGTCGTGAACAACACCGACAGCGAGGACTGGAAGCGCCCCGGCGTCCGGGCGATCATCGACCGTGCCACGCCCCGGCACGGCAAGGGCGCCGTCATCCTGATGCACGACTCCGGCGGCGACCGGTCCCAGACCGTGCGCGCCCTGGACAGGTTCCTGCCGGACATGCAGGAGCGCGGATACGAGTTCACCAACCTCACCAGCGCCCTCGGCGCCTCCAGCGCGCACACCCCGGTCACCGGGTTCGCGCTCTGGAAGGGCAAGGCGTTCGTGTACGCCGTGGACATCTCCGAGCACGTCACGAGCGTCCTGGTGGTCGGCCTCTCCGTCATCGGCTTCCTGGTGATCACCCGCTTCGGGCTGATGCTGCTGCTCTCCTTCCTGCACGCCCGGCGCGTCCGCCACAAGGACTTCCGCTGGGGCGAACCGTTCACCCGCCCGGTGTCGGTGCTCGTCCCGGCGTACAACGAGCGCAAGTGCATCGAGTCGACCGTGCGGTCGCTGGTGGCCAGTGACTACCCGATCGAGGTCATCGTCATCGACGACGGCTCGAAGGACGGCACGGGCGACGTCGTCGAGGCGATGGGCATCCCGAACGTCCGGGTCGTCCGCCAGCGCAACGCCGGAAAACCCGCGGCGCTCAACAACGGCATCGCCCACGCCCGCTACGACATCGTCGTGATGATGGACGGCGACACCGTCTTCGAGCCGACCACCGTCCGCGAACTCGTGCAGCCCTTCGGAGACCCCCGCGTCGGCGCGGTCGCGGGCAACGCCAAGGTCGGCAACCGCGACTCGCTGATCGGTGCCTGGCAGCACATCGAGTACGTGATGGGCTTCAACCTCGACCGCAGGATGTACGACGTCCTCGGCTGCATGCCCACCATCCCGGGTGCGGTCGGCGCCTTCCGCCGGGACGCGCTGGACCGGATCGGCGGCATGAGCGAGGACACCCTCGCCGAGGACACCGACGTCACGATGGCACTGCACCGCGACGGCTGGCGCGTCGTCTACGCCGAGAACGCCCGGGCCTGGACCGAGGCCCCTGAGTCCGTGCAGCAGCTGTGGTCGCAGCGCTACCGGTGGTCGTACGGCACGATGCAGGCCATCTGGAAGCACCGCCGCGCGGTCGTCGAACGGGGGCCCTCGGGCCGCTTCGGGCGGGTCGGACTTCCGTTCGTCTCCCTGTTCATGGTCGTCGCCCCGCTGCTGGCCCCCCTCATCGACGTCTTCCTGCTGTACGGGCTGGTCTTCGGCCCGACGGGCAAGACGGTCACCGCGTGGTTCGGAGTGCTGCTGATCCAGGCGGTGTGCGCCGCGTACGCCTTCCGGCTGGACCGCGAACGCATGACCCACCTGATCTCGCTGCCGCTCCAGCAGATCCTCTACCGGCAGCTCATGTACGTGGTGCTGCTCCAGTCGTGGATCACCGCTCTCACCGGCGGCCGGCTGCGCTGGCAGAAGCTGCGCCGTACGGGCGTGGTGGAGGCACCGGGAGGGCCCGTGCCCCGCCCCCGCAAGGAAGCGCCGCAGACGGACCGGAGGCCGGTCGCATGA
- a CDS encoding acyltransferase family protein, with the protein MDAPPGHAAGTATGPFPGQVRTPPDATAQLPAVAAAPAGPTERPGPPERSEQSEQTEQAPAPAKPGRDRYLDLLRAVALVRVVFFHLFGWAWLTVLFPSMGVMFALAGSLMARSLSRPAGSVIRSRLRRLLPPMWAFSLVVVPVMFALSWKPVRDEGLWWFLKLGCYLFPIGSPPYPEESGSAGGWLELTWADQAVGPLWYIRAYLWFVIASPLLLRAFRRLPWVTLLAPLALTAVIGTGLVTVPGMIGESLTDFAVFGGCWVLGFAHNDGLLKEIPRYLAVSSAAIVMGFGLWWASGHLTEEGWNLDEIPLAQATWSLGFCAILLVYAPSWRKLPGKLAGWDSLVTLANNRAVTIYLWHNILLMAGAQIVNQMWNIPWFGDTFDTYIEHAYDGLILIVIWPLIGLAILSFGWVEDVAAKRRPRLWPNGADKRRTQDA; encoded by the coding sequence CTGGACGCGCCCCCTGGACACGCCGCCGGCACCGCGACCGGCCCGTTCCCCGGGCAGGTCCGGACGCCCCCGGACGCCACCGCGCAGCTTCCCGCCGTAGCGGCGGCACCGGCCGGACCCACGGAGCGTCCCGGCCCCCCGGAACGGTCCGAGCAGTCCGAGCAGACCGAGCAGGCTCCCGCCCCGGCCAAGCCGGGCCGGGACCGCTACCTCGACCTGCTCCGGGCCGTCGCGCTCGTCCGCGTCGTCTTCTTCCACCTCTTCGGGTGGGCCTGGCTGACCGTCCTCTTCCCGTCCATGGGCGTGATGTTCGCCCTGGCCGGCTCGCTGATGGCCCGCTCGCTGTCCCGCCCCGCCGGAAGCGTCATCCGTTCCCGGCTGCGCAGGCTGCTGCCGCCCATGTGGGCGTTCTCGCTCGTCGTCGTGCCGGTCATGTTCGCCTTGAGCTGGAAGCCCGTCCGGGACGAGGGACTGTGGTGGTTCCTCAAGCTCGGCTGCTACCTCTTCCCGATCGGCTCCCCGCCGTACCCGGAGGAGAGCGGCTCGGCCGGCGGGTGGCTGGAGCTGACCTGGGCCGACCAGGCGGTGGGACCCCTCTGGTACATCCGGGCCTACCTCTGGTTCGTGATCGCCTCGCCGCTGCTGCTCAGGGCGTTCCGCAGGCTGCCCTGGGTCACACTGCTCGCTCCTCTCGCCCTGACGGCCGTGATCGGCACGGGCCTGGTGACGGTGCCCGGCATGATCGGCGAGAGCCTGACCGACTTCGCGGTGTTCGGTGGCTGCTGGGTTCTCGGCTTCGCCCACAACGACGGACTGCTGAAGGAGATCCCGCGCTACCTGGCGGTCTCCAGCGCCGCGATCGTCATGGGCTTCGGCCTGTGGTGGGCTTCCGGCCACCTCACCGAGGAGGGCTGGAACCTGGACGAGATCCCGCTGGCCCAGGCCACCTGGTCCCTCGGCTTCTGCGCGATCCTGCTCGTGTACGCGCCGTCCTGGCGGAAGCTGCCCGGGAAGCTCGCCGGGTGGGACAGTCTCGTCACCCTGGCCAACAACCGGGCCGTGACGATCTACCTCTGGCACAACATCCTGCTGATGGCCGGGGCCCAGATCGTCAACCAGATGTGGAACATCCCGTGGTTCGGTGACACGTTCGACACCTACATCGAGCACGCGTACGACGGACTGATCCTCATCGTCATCTGGCCGCTGATCGGGCTGGCGATCCTGTCGTTCGGCTGGGTCGAGGACGTGGCGGCCAAACGGCGGCCGCGGCTCTGGCCCAACGGGGCCGACAAGCGACGCACCCAGGACGCCTGA